In Phoenix dactylifera cultivar Barhee BC4 chromosome 11, palm_55x_up_171113_PBpolish2nd_filt_p, whole genome shotgun sequence, the following are encoded in one genomic region:
- the LOC103703273 gene encoding uncharacterized protein LOC103703273 isoform X8 produces MLQKVKQEERLRLSSESLIHSAKCMDVKCQTSDSCNETQACNDKLQPENTSMETAPSSMVLNGSCSALLRSAEACLGPANEVVTSMSSVSECTSSKPDFSILKGEICLDNLSIRELQEAFRATFGRQTSVKDKLWLKRRITMGLTNSCDVPTTSFVIKDNKVVHKEMKEEPSRLQLSQTEAGSMSTDQVTDATINNSQTLPSSPTDRTEDLQVSGKQLRKPFCEYDEKNENLQMEQFAGKRVRKPTRRYIEELSEFETRECTAKLLSSVKNSGHCQSSPKSRIRPVRDIGSQSISFSTRQDSLGGFGIQVPYVSRVRRGRPRKNFATLMKYHPSGIASNRVKKAPRIPAMQQNSEIGSRVRKARPLPMHTPQRNFVDEIGKRDAETINSDEEQDLRLEKFDAAGDNTDNNADTRPPLTGGVRRKHHRAWTLGEVLKLVDGVARYGAGRWSEIRRLAFASYSYRTSVDLKDKWRNLLRASLAQGPTDRGAKNSRKHTSIPIPAAILSRVRELAEMQSQTGIELGPSKITGRGGGIVQEKGSGFL; encoded by the exons ATGTTGCAAAAGGTTAAACAGGAAGAGAGGTTGCGGTTGTCGTCTGAATCTCTAATTCATTCTGCCAAGTGCATGGATGTAAAGTGTCAGACTTCTGACAGTTGTAATGAGACACAAGCCTGCAATGACAAGCTCCAACCTGAGAATACTTCAATGGAAACTGCTCCTTCTTCTATGGTACTAAATGGCAGCTGCAGTGCTCTATTAAGAAGTGCAGAAGCATGCTTAGGACCTGCAAATGAGGTAGTCACGAGTATGTCTTCAGTTTCTGAATGCACTAGCTCAAAGCCTGATTTTTCTATTCTGAAAGGGGAGATCTGTTTGGATAATCTTTCAATAAGAGAGCTTCAGGAAGCTTTCAGAGCTACCTTTGGTCGTCAGACTTCTGTCAAAGACAAATTGTGGCTTAAGCGACGGATTACAATGGGATTAACTAACTCCTGTGATGTTCCAACTACAAGTTTTGTGATCAAAGATAATAAAGTAGTTCACAAGGAAATGAAAGAAGAACCATCCAGGTTGCAATTGTCTCAGACTGAAGCTGGTTCCATGTCCACGGATCAAGTTACTGACGCGACAATTAACAATTCCCAAACTTTACCATCTAGCCCTACTGACCGAACTGAAGACCTGCAAGTGTCCGGCAAGCAACTTAGAAAACCTTTTTGTGAGTATGATgagaagaatgaaaatcttcaAATGGAACAATTTGCTGGCAAAAGGGTGAGAAAGCCTACTAGGCGGTACATTGAAGAACTTTCAGAATTCGAGACCAGGGAGTGTACTGCTAAATTGTTATCTTCAGTAAAAAATTCTGGACATTGCCAGTCCTCTCCAAAATCTCGGATCAGGCCAGTTCGTGATATTGGCTCCCAGAGCATAAGCTTTTCCACCAGGCAGGACTCTCTAGGAGGATTTGGTATTCAGGTACCATATGTCTCCAGGGTGAGAAGAGGGCGCCCAAGGAAGAACTTTGCGACTCTCATG AAATACCATCCTAGTGGCATTGCATCCAACCGGGTAAAAAAAGCTCCTAGGATTCCTGCCATGCAACAAAATAGTGAAATTGGAAGCAGAGTAAGGAAAGCTAGACCTCTACCTATGCATACTCCACAGCGG AACTTTGTTGATGAGATAGGAAAAAGGGATGCAGAAACAATTAACAGCGATGAGGAGCAAGATCTGAGGCTTGAAAAGTTTGATGCAGCTGGAGATAACACAGATAATAATGCCGATACTCGGCCACCATTGACAGGTGGTGTCAGAAGGAAGCATCATCGAGCCTGGACCCTTGGTGAGGTTTTGAAGTTAGTAGATGGAGTAGCTAGGTATGGAGCTGGTAGGTGGTCTGAGATCAGACGTTTAGCCTTTGCCTCTTACTCTTATCGCACCTCTGTTGATCTTAAG GATAAATGGCGGAACCTGCTGAGAGCAAGCCTGGCACAAGGTCCTACAGACAGAGGG GCCAAGAACTCTCGAAAACATACTTCGATCCCAATACCAGCAGCTATCCTATCACGAGTAAGGGAACTGGCAGAGATGCAGTCACAGACTGGTATTGAGCTTGGTCCAAGCAAGATTACCGGGCGTGGTGGGGGAATTGTACAGGAAAAAGGATCTGGATTTTTATGA
- the LOC103703273 gene encoding uncharacterized protein LOC103703273 isoform X7, whose product MEVEHLLDENKSGLASDEATKHFDGCVSNERLPSKNSDFEGLSQSENAEVDSQKLNARLEEERLRLSSESLIHSAKCMDVKCQTSDSCNETQACNDKLQPENTSMETAPSSMVLNGSCSALLRSAEACLGPANEVVTSMSSVSECTSSKPDFSILKGEICLDNLSIRELQEAFRATFGRQTSVKDKLWLKRRITMGLTNSCDVPTTSFVIKDNKVVHKEMKEEPSRLQLSQTEAGSMSTDQVTDATINNSQTLPSSPTDRTEDLQVSGKQLRKPFCEYDEKNENLQMEQFAGKRVRKPTRRYIEELSEFETRECTAKLLSSVKNSGHCQSSPKSRIRPVRDIGSQSISFSTRQDSLGGFGIQVPYVSRVRRGRPRKNFATLMKYHPSGIASNRVKKAPRIPAMQQNSEIGSRVRKARPLPMHTPQRNFVDEIGKRDAETINSDEEQDLRLEKFDAAGDNTDNNADTRPPLTGGVRRKHHRAWTLGEVLKLVDGVARYGAGRWSEIRRLAFASYSYRTSVDLKDKWRNLLRASLAQGPTDRGAKNSRKHTSIPIPAAILSRVRELAEMQSQTGIELGPSKITGRGGGIVQEKGSGFL is encoded by the exons ATGGAGGTTGAGCATCTGCTTGATGAAAATAAGAGTGGACTGGCTTCAGATGAAGCTACAAAACATTTTGATGGATGTGTTTCTAATGAAAGGTTGCCCTCTAAAAATTCTGACTTTGAAG GACTCTCACAATCTGAAAATGCCGAAGTTGATTCACAAAAGTTGAATGCTAGGCTTGAG GAAGAGAGGTTGCGGTTGTCGTCTGAATCTCTAATTCATTCTGCCAAGTGCATGGATGTAAAGTGTCAGACTTCTGACAGTTGTAATGAGACACAAGCCTGCAATGACAAGCTCCAACCTGAGAATACTTCAATGGAAACTGCTCCTTCTTCTATGGTACTAAATGGCAGCTGCAGTGCTCTATTAAGAAGTGCAGAAGCATGCTTAGGACCTGCAAATGAGGTAGTCACGAGTATGTCTTCAGTTTCTGAATGCACTAGCTCAAAGCCTGATTTTTCTATTCTGAAAGGGGAGATCTGTTTGGATAATCTTTCAATAAGAGAGCTTCAGGAAGCTTTCAGAGCTACCTTTGGTCGTCAGACTTCTGTCAAAGACAAATTGTGGCTTAAGCGACGGATTACAATGGGATTAACTAACTCCTGTGATGTTCCAACTACAAGTTTTGTGATCAAAGATAATAAAGTAGTTCACAAGGAAATGAAAGAAGAACCATCCAGGTTGCAATTGTCTCAGACTGAAGCTGGTTCCATGTCCACGGATCAAGTTACTGACGCGACAATTAACAATTCCCAAACTTTACCATCTAGCCCTACTGACCGAACTGAAGACCTGCAAGTGTCCGGCAAGCAACTTAGAAAACCTTTTTGTGAGTATGATgagaagaatgaaaatcttcaAATGGAACAATTTGCTGGCAAAAGGGTGAGAAAGCCTACTAGGCGGTACATTGAAGAACTTTCAGAATTCGAGACCAGGGAGTGTACTGCTAAATTGTTATCTTCAGTAAAAAATTCTGGACATTGCCAGTCCTCTCCAAAATCTCGGATCAGGCCAGTTCGTGATATTGGCTCCCAGAGCATAAGCTTTTCCACCAGGCAGGACTCTCTAGGAGGATTTGGTATTCAGGTACCATATGTCTCCAGGGTGAGAAGAGGGCGCCCAAGGAAGAACTTTGCGACTCTCATG AAATACCATCCTAGTGGCATTGCATCCAACCGGGTAAAAAAAGCTCCTAGGATTCCTGCCATGCAACAAAATAGTGAAATTGGAAGCAGAGTAAGGAAAGCTAGACCTCTACCTATGCATACTCCACAGCGG AACTTTGTTGATGAGATAGGAAAAAGGGATGCAGAAACAATTAACAGCGATGAGGAGCAAGATCTGAGGCTTGAAAAGTTTGATGCAGCTGGAGATAACACAGATAATAATGCCGATACTCGGCCACCATTGACAGGTGGTGTCAGAAGGAAGCATCATCGAGCCTGGACCCTTGGTGAGGTTTTGAAGTTAGTAGATGGAGTAGCTAGGTATGGAGCTGGTAGGTGGTCTGAGATCAGACGTTTAGCCTTTGCCTCTTACTCTTATCGCACCTCTGTTGATCTTAAG GATAAATGGCGGAACCTGCTGAGAGCAAGCCTGGCACAAGGTCCTACAGACAGAGGG GCCAAGAACTCTCGAAAACATACTTCGATCCCAATACCAGCAGCTATCCTATCACGAGTAAGGGAACTGGCAGAGATGCAGTCACAGACTGGTATTGAGCTTGGTCCAAGCAAGATTACCGGGCGTGGTGGGGGAATTGTACAGGAAAAAGGATCTGGATTTTTATGA
- the LOC103703273 gene encoding uncharacterized protein LOC103703273 isoform X6 — translation MEVEHLLDENKSGLASDEATKHFDGCVSNERLPSKNSDFEGLSQSENAEVDSQKLNARLEYIEVMLQKVKQEERLRLSSESLIHSAKCMDVKCQTSDSCNETQACNDKLQPENTSMETAPSSMVLNGSCSALLRSAEACLGPANEVVTSMSSVSECTSSKPDFSILKGEICLDNLSIRELQEAFRATFGRQTSVKDKLWLKRRITMGLTNSCDVPTTSFVIKDNKVVHKEMKEEPSRLQLSQTEAGSMSTDQVTDATINNSQTLPSSPTDRTEDLQVSGKQLRKPFCEYDEKNENLQMEQFAGKRVRKPTRRYIEELSEFETRECTAKLLSSVKNSGHCQSSPKSRIRPVRDIGSQSISFSTRQDSLGGFGIQVPYVSRVRRGRPRKNFATLMKYHPSGIASNRVKKAPRIPAMQQNSEIGSRVRKARPLPMHTPQRNFVDEIGKRDAETINSDEEQDLRLEKFDAAGDNTDNNADTRPPLTGGVRRKHHRAWTLGEVLKLVDGVARYGAGRWSEIRRLAFASYSYRTSVDLKDKWRNLLRASLAQGPTDRGAKNSRKHTSIPIPAAILSRVRELAEMQSQTGIELGPSKITGRGGGIVQEKGSGFL, via the exons ATGGAGGTTGAGCATCTGCTTGATGAAAATAAGAGTGGACTGGCTTCAGATGAAGCTACAAAACATTTTGATGGATGTGTTTCTAATGAAAGGTTGCCCTCTAAAAATTCTGACTTTGAAG GACTCTCACAATCTGAAAATGCCGAAGTTGATTCACAAAAGTTGAATGCTAGGCTTGAG TATATAGAGGTGATGTTGCAAAAGGTTAAACAGGAAGAGAGGTTGCGGTTGTCGTCTGAATCTCTAATTCATTCTGCCAAGTGCATGGATGTAAAGTGTCAGACTTCTGACAGTTGTAATGAGACACAAGCCTGCAATGACAAGCTCCAACCTGAGAATACTTCAATGGAAACTGCTCCTTCTTCTATGGTACTAAATGGCAGCTGCAGTGCTCTATTAAGAAGTGCAGAAGCATGCTTAGGACCTGCAAATGAGGTAGTCACGAGTATGTCTTCAGTTTCTGAATGCACTAGCTCAAAGCCTGATTTTTCTATTCTGAAAGGGGAGATCTGTTTGGATAATCTTTCAATAAGAGAGCTTCAGGAAGCTTTCAGAGCTACCTTTGGTCGTCAGACTTCTGTCAAAGACAAATTGTGGCTTAAGCGACGGATTACAATGGGATTAACTAACTCCTGTGATGTTCCAACTACAAGTTTTGTGATCAAAGATAATAAAGTAGTTCACAAGGAAATGAAAGAAGAACCATCCAGGTTGCAATTGTCTCAGACTGAAGCTGGTTCCATGTCCACGGATCAAGTTACTGACGCGACAATTAACAATTCCCAAACTTTACCATCTAGCCCTACTGACCGAACTGAAGACCTGCAAGTGTCCGGCAAGCAACTTAGAAAACCTTTTTGTGAGTATGATgagaagaatgaaaatcttcaAATGGAACAATTTGCTGGCAAAAGGGTGAGAAAGCCTACTAGGCGGTACATTGAAGAACTTTCAGAATTCGAGACCAGGGAGTGTACTGCTAAATTGTTATCTTCAGTAAAAAATTCTGGACATTGCCAGTCCTCTCCAAAATCTCGGATCAGGCCAGTTCGTGATATTGGCTCCCAGAGCATAAGCTTTTCCACCAGGCAGGACTCTCTAGGAGGATTTGGTATTCAGGTACCATATGTCTCCAGGGTGAGAAGAGGGCGCCCAAGGAAGAACTTTGCGACTCTCATG AAATACCATCCTAGTGGCATTGCATCCAACCGGGTAAAAAAAGCTCCTAGGATTCCTGCCATGCAACAAAATAGTGAAATTGGAAGCAGAGTAAGGAAAGCTAGACCTCTACCTATGCATACTCCACAGCGG AACTTTGTTGATGAGATAGGAAAAAGGGATGCAGAAACAATTAACAGCGATGAGGAGCAAGATCTGAGGCTTGAAAAGTTTGATGCAGCTGGAGATAACACAGATAATAATGCCGATACTCGGCCACCATTGACAGGTGGTGTCAGAAGGAAGCATCATCGAGCCTGGACCCTTGGTGAGGTTTTGAAGTTAGTAGATGGAGTAGCTAGGTATGGAGCTGGTAGGTGGTCTGAGATCAGACGTTTAGCCTTTGCCTCTTACTCTTATCGCACCTCTGTTGATCTTAAG GATAAATGGCGGAACCTGCTGAGAGCAAGCCTGGCACAAGGTCCTACAGACAGAGGG GCCAAGAACTCTCGAAAACATACTTCGATCCCAATACCAGCAGCTATCCTATCACGAGTAAGGGAACTGGCAGAGATGCAGTCACAGACTGGTATTGAGCTTGGTCCAAGCAAGATTACCGGGCGTGGTGGGGGAATTGTACAGGAAAAAGGATCTGGATTTTTATGA